The window TTTTTAAAGTATACaatgcatttatcactttcaaaggttaccttgagacctttgtcacacaGTTGGCTTATGCTTAGAAGGTTATGCTTGAGACCTTCAACATATAGTACGCCTTTTATAGTTAAGGtatttcctcctccaatgtctccgNTACCCatgattcttcctttgttgttatccccgtaagtcacaaatccttgctttttcttctcaaaagaaataaatcttCTTTTGTCACCTGTCCTATGTCTTGAGcatccactgtcaagataccataATGACCCTTTTGACTTTGATTTTTCCTACAAAACAAGTTAACAGAAactttaggtccccaatctaaatatgggtccttggggttagttctTAACAAGATTAtttcatttcacaactttaatcCAAATATATTTTCCACTAGGCACACCAACATGTTTAATATTACACTTGTTTGAagtgtgaccatgcttcatacagtaaaaacaacatacattgctaattttatttttaattgaagttcctttaacaacccaaattttttgagttctttttacttttgttttattatttttatgtatgttaatatttcttttactaaaggttgttttagcatgtgaatttctgttagttgccttagcaagcaaattttcaagtatatcaatatcaaacatatggcTCTTGCATGATAAGCATTCAACAGGTTTAACAGTAGCATTTGAGTCGGTTAATTTATCTTCTAAAGTACTgactttgtttctcaacacaacttcatcatcaagcaatttgtcatattttatttttaattcattatgttccttttttaattttttatgagcaNtatcaagtttttcagattcattcatcaattcaaaaaatgccttttgtaaatctaattcactggATTCAAAActagaatcacttacttgacttCCAGTTTCTTCTGAGTCTGCCATAAGACATaggtttgcttcttcttctgtgTCACTCGAACTTGTTGAGCTTGAGTCATTATCCTCCCAAGCTatatatgctttctttttcttctgaaatCTCCTTTCCTTCTTGTCATCATTTTTCTTGTTCCTTGGGCATTCGGACTTTACatgccctctttctccacatccgAAGCATTTTATATTTGATGGAGACTCTTGATTCTCTTTCCTTTCCTTgtgaaatttttcttttccctttgcTTTCATGAATTTTGCAAACTTCTTGATCATCAAACTCATATTCtcttcatcatcagaatcatcttcttctattttcttggAGTTTTTCCCTTTGGATATCTCAGACTTGAACGCTAGAGTTTTTCTCTTGCCTTGNTCCTCTTCAGCAGTGAGTCTTCTCAAGTCAAGTTCGTGCTCACGAAGTTTTCCAAATAAGATCGGCATTATCATCTGAGAAAGATTCTGGGACTCTGAGATAGCAGttacctttggttgccaagacctgtccaatgatTTAAGAACTTTAACgtttaattcatcagtatcaaacaTCTTACCCAAACCTGTCAAGTGattcactatgtgagtgaacCGCTTTTGAACATCCGAGATTgattctccaggttgcattctgaacatctcatattcttgaatgagagtgttcttccttgccCGTTTCACATCCTCAGTACCTTCATGTGTAACTCTCAGAAcgtcccacatttcctgtgctgtcttacacacagagattctataaaattcatcaagcacaacagcagatgaaataatattacgagctttNNNNNNNNNNNNNNNNNNNNNNNNNNNNNNNNNNNNNNNNNNNNNNNNNNNNNNNNNNNNNNNNNNNNNNNNNNNNNNNNNNNNNNNNNNNNNNNNNNNNNNNNNNNNNNNNNNNNNNNNNNNNNNNNNNNNNNNNNNNNNNNNNNNNNNNNNNNNNNNNNNNNNNNNNNNNNNNNNNNNNNNNNNNNNNNNNNNNNNNNNNNNNNNNNNNNNNNNNNNNNNNNNNNNNNNNNNNNNNNNNNNNNNNNNNNNNNNNNNNNNNNNNNNNNNNNNNNNNNNNNNNNNNNNNNNNNNNNNNNNNNNNNNNNNNNNNNNNNNNNNNNNNNNNNNATACCAATTGTCGGTATCGAAGGGAGTAATTTTcgaaagagtttagcgcagcggattgaAATACAGAGAGCGTATagcgtaacaagtcacagttgaaacaatttcgCCTTTTTAAGTTAAAcgattttctttcagaaaatttatcaaacagatAACGTacgttaataataaaaagagtatagggcaaaagaaaatcacacagagatttttatactggttcgattcaacagaatctacgtccagtcgttaatcactacaaagagtgattaacagtttcactaaaaaatttgtttaacagattacaaagTAACAAACAGgaatagaatgaaagaaaagattctaccaacttgaagagaacctgcACCGGCAATCGACACACGATTCACGTGCTTCTCTTTACACAAGATCAGGTAGACAGctctgccaacttgaagagagtccacttcTGGTATCAGTACAAGATACGAAAGCCTCTCCTTCCACAAGATCAGGCAAGCGAACACAGTAAACAAAAAAAGCTttctcaagaacgttcctctgacaacTCAGTGTTCTGGCTTTTTCTNAGTTTACTAAAATTGTTAGTTCTGATGATTTCAAAAGTGGTTTAAATAGCCAAATAcgctgaatgccaaaggtcagctcacaactgccatgaataatcgattattgtaagtgataatcgattattcaagtctgttatagaaaatttgaaaagagataatcgattattataagtgataatcgattattcaagtNagacttgtgataatcgattattgcttcatgataatcgattattgtagttcaaaagcatatgataatcgattatagcatgcccataatcgattatatcagtagaATTTACAATGTTAANtattttcctactacattcaagatactacaagttgcttttaaatattctccTATTATAGACAAAAAATACAATtctgcagcatcatcaaaacttgtcttcaggttttaccaatactcctttattggtaacaccactcataacttagggaccaaaaaaaggtttaaaccttctttatattttatattttaagaaggAGAGGTCTAAGTAAACCTATTCATAATTTTAAGGAGTGTCGTTCATGTCCCTAAATTATCTACTAATTTAATTTCTCAACAAAAACTCAATATGTTTTATGCAATGCTGCTTCTATAGTAATTCTTGTATTTTATAGGATAAGAACTCCGACAGGACCATTAGAGCACAATACAGATACATTTTCTCCTACAGATTTTATTACTTGAGtctcattataatatttaatctaattttattaatagtatgactttatttgtatttatttctttcagGAATTAAACggtcaaaataaaaatgtagaaGAACAAACATAAATCTTGCAGTGtaatttttagaacaattatttgaatttaagttttaatttgtactgatttgaattaatttgtattaatttaaattatttttactattaatttgtattagtttgaatttaagttttaacttttatctACTAATCCATTAACTTTActtgatatatgttttaaatattatttacattttctttttccaatttaatttggattttttcatttaaaaacttaaaaaatattttttttttttttaaatattcacagGTTGCCCGCGGGTTGAAAAAATCTGCAAGTTTTTTTAAGGTGGGTATCCAGCGGATAGCGGGGCAGATAGCGGGTACAATTTTATCCAGTAGGTCGGGTTGCGGATAGACACTATCCGTACCCGACCAGTTGTCATCCCTACTTATCTGAGTTTATCTCTCTTCTTCCAATATCTTGTCAAATCTTCTTCTGTAAAGTCCAAGTCCAAGTAGTGTGAGTACTTCTCAAAGGCACTATGACACTAAAGTCACTTTTCAGTTACcgatcaattataataattagggttaaatatatttttagtccctatactttggagtgattttggttttagtctctctttcaaactatggtacaatttagtccttcaactttagaaaactctggttttagtcctttttaccaattttttttaactttatttgttgtttcaaacgcgcttctcagttaacattgaagcaaaaatgtgtcaaacagtgtaaacaatccaaatgctacaatgaaacgtgcttgaaacaaaaaataaagttaaaaaaatttggtaaaaaggactaaaaccagagttttttaaagttgaaggactaaattatactatagtttgaaaaatgactaaaaccaaaatcgccccaaagtacaggaactaaaaacatatttaaccctaataattaaatcttaaatgtCC is drawn from Vigna radiata var. radiata cultivar VC1973A unplaced genomic scaffold, Vradiata_ver6 scaffold_251, whole genome shotgun sequence and contains these coding sequences:
- the LOC106754503 gene encoding uncharacterized protein LOC106754503; protein product: MFRMQPGESISDVQKRFTHIVNHLTGLGKMFDTDELNVKVLKSLDRSWQPKVTAISESQNLSQMIMPILFGKLREHELDLRRLTAEEXQGKRKTLAFKSEISKGKNSKKIEEDDSDDEENMSLMIKKFAKFMKAKGKEKFHKERKENQESPSNIKCFGCGERGHVKSECPRNKKNDDKKERRFQKKKKAYIAWEDNDSSSTSSSDTEEEANLCLMADSEETGSQEKSKSKGSLWGRVLIHKDDDHPDNDEDDDMDTHMADPVNAAAPSDAGPSNIPSSSSISMEFARLSKQIEDMSLAQKNHFDDIHEWQKSMDEYLVDXFLELDVRIHNIESHLKIPPTERSPSPEX